The sequence below is a genomic window from Polyangiaceae bacterium.
AGGGCAGCGGGAAGGTCGCGACGGCGAAGGGCGGACAGACCGCACCTCCGACTTCCACCGCCGCGTCCAAGGGTGGGCTCGATTTCGGTGACGGACCCAAGGGCCCCACCGGACCCAATGGCACGACGGGCGCTGGCAGCGGAAGCTCTGGCGCAAGCTCGCAGCTCGACTCGAGCCAGGTTCAGCGGGTGGTCAGCAGTCACACCGGGAGCGTGAAGCGCAGCTGCTGGCAGCCGGCGCTGAGCACTCGCGATTCCGACGCGCCGAGCAGCGCCCGCGTGAGCGTCACCATCAAGGTGGCCCCCAGCGGCTCCGTCAGCAGTGTCAGCACCTCCGGCGACCCAAAGGGCTATCGAGGCCTGGCGGGCTGCATCGCGAGTCGTGTGCGCGGCTGGCAGTTCCCCGCGGCAGGGGGACCGACCACGGTCAATGTCCCGTTCGTGTTCGCCGCGCAGTAAAGCGTTCGCAGCGGCGTGTGCGCAGCAGCATTCCTGCGCTCGTGGCGTTGCCCAAAGCGCGAACAAAAAAACACTGGCAGGCGCTATGGCCTGCCAGTGGTTGCTGAGCTCGTAAGCCGGGTTCTGTGTCCACCCCGAGTCTCCTCGAGGTGGCTGATGATCATTCCTCTAGGACTCGATTCACACCGAGCCTCCAGCAGCCTACCCGGGAGCTTGGGCGGGCAGCCCTCAGACGCTCCTCTACTTGACCTTGCTCCGAGCGGGGTTTGCCGTGCCGAGACTGTTACCAGCCTCGCGGTGGGCTCTTACCCCACCGTTTCACCCTTACCTGCGAAGCCATTGCTGGCGGCAGGCGGTCTATTCTCTGTGGCACTTTCCTCGGGGTTTCCCCCACCAGGCGTTACCTGGCGCTCCGCCCTGTGGAGCCCGGACTTTCCTCTGAGCCTTGCGGCCCAGCGACCATCTGAGCCGCAGCAGCGGGCGGAACGTAGCCGCTTCAGGCGGCAGAGTCGAGTTCCAACAGATCCTTGCCGGCGTTGCGCGAGAGCTCTGCGATCTGTGTCTTGAGCTTCCGCTTCGCCCGCGCCTCGAGCTGGCGTGCGCGCTCCCGGCTCACTCCGAGACGGCGACCGATTTCCGCAAGGGAAAGTTCGTCCTCCGGGTCGGCCATCAGCCGCTCTTCCACGATGAAACGCTCTCGGGGGTCGAGGGCCTTCATCGCCTCGCCGATTGCCTCACGGCGCATCTGGCCGACCTCGTCTCCAGCGAGGGTCGACTCTTGATCGGTGTCCTCAGAGACCAACGTGTCGAGCATCGTGGTGCCAGAGTCGTCGAAGACCTTGGTGTCGAGAGATACGTCGCGTGACTCCAAGCGACGCATCATCGAGCGCAGCTGCGTGGTGCTGACGCCGAACTTCTCTGCTAGCGCCGTGTCGGCGGCTTCACCTTCACCGAGCAGGTTCGTGATCTTCACGCGCTCACGACGCAGCTTGAAGAACATCTTCGAGCGGAGTGCGCCCGAGCCGACGCCAACCAGCGACCAGGAGCGAATGATGTAGTTGAGGATGTACGCGCGAATCCAGTAGGCAGCGTAGGTGACGAAGCGGTTGCCTCGCTCCGGCTCGAACTTGCTCAGCGCGTGCACCAATCCGAAGTTGCCTTCAGCGATCAGCTCGCCGATGGGCAGGCCGTAGCGGCGGTACTTCACAGCGATGGCAACGACGTAGCGCAGGTGCGCAGCAAGAAGTTTGTCGGCGGCGGACTGCTTGCCCTGATCGCGCCATGCAAGCGCCAGCTCAACCTCTTCCTCACGGCTCAGCTTCGGCAGGTGCTGAGTCATGGTGATGTAGCGGGAGACTTCGGGGTCGCTCTGAGTAGCCATTTGAACTTACCTTACGTAACGGAACAGCGGTCTGCGTGCGTGGGCGGCTCTTTCGAACCGCCGCTGGCTCGTCGGTGAATCCTTTTACCAGGAGTCAGTCACTAACCGAGAGTCAGACTTTGTGCTGACCCCAAGTTTTGGGGTCGGCTCGAAAAGATTACGCGGCTCGAATCCTGTTGGTTCCAGGTTTCTTCAAAAAAAATCGAGTCGGCTCTAAAGGTGCGTCAACCGATTGAAATTGAAGAAGATCTCTTTTGTGTCAGGAACGTACGGAGCGCCGCTTTGCAGAGAAACCGTTGGGATCGGGGAGTTGTTCCATCTGCCGTGAGATGGGTGCGAAGGCCCGAATGGGCGAGGTTGCGCAGTGCATGCGCGCCGGTTGCTGGAGGCGTCTGAATCCGGCAGGCCCTGCGGACCCTCACCCCCCAACCTCGAGAAGAGACACGTTGGGCGAGCCCATCGGTTACCCACGCTCAGTGAGCCAAGGGCTTTTGCGCCACGATGAGGTGGCTCGGCGGGTGCTTTGGATAGTCGCCGACCTCGATGAAGTCGAAACCCGCGTCCCGAAAGAGCTGCTCGAGCTCCGCGACGGGGCGCAGCTTCACGAAGTCCGGCGCTTTGCCCAGCAAGCGCATGATCGGCAGTACCGTCCCGAGCGCGCGGTATTTCAGCGGCACGGCGCTGTCCGGCCAACACGGGGTCTTCGAGATGAAGCGGCCGCCTGGGCGTAGCGCGCCCCGGATTTGCTCGAGCGCTGCTGGCAAGTCGGGCACCAAGTGAAGCACGTTGAACGCCAGCGCCACGTCGTAGCCTTCCTCCAACTGAGCACCCCCGAGTTCCACGGTCCTGAAGTCGACGTTGGTGATGTGAGCTGCGCGGGCCTTTTCTCTGCCGATTTCCAGCATGGCGCTAGAAAAGTCGCTAGCCGTGTAGCAGTCCACGGCATCTGCTAGTCGCAGGGCGGTGGTTCCAGTACCGCACCCCAGTTCGAGAGCATGGTCTGTCGTTTTGAGGTGAGTGCGCACTCGCTCCAAGGTCGCCTCGTAGGCGTCGGTGTCTGCGATGGGGGAGCGCGCGTAACTCGCGGCGACTCGGTTCCAGAATTGGGCTGCTTCCATGCGTACCTCCTGCGTGATTGATAGCTATTCATCTGGGCATGGTGAATTGCGTAAATGCGCAGTCGGGTTATACGAATTTGCATGAACTGGGCGGCGGTGAACTTCGATTGGAACCAGGTGCGAGCGTTTCTCGCGACCGCGGAAGAAGGCTCGTTCTCCGCAGCGTCGCGGGCACTGGGGCTGACTCAGCCGACTCTGGGCCGCCAGGTCGCCGGGCTCGAAGCGGATCTCGGGGTGACGCTGTTTGAGCGGGTGGGGAGGAGCCTCGAGCTGACCGCGTCGGGGCTCGAGCTGCTCGAGCACGTGCGGGCCATGGGCGACGCGGCGAGCCGGATCTCCCTCGTGGCGTCAGGGCAGTCGCAAGCAGTCGAAGGCGAGGTGCGCATCACCGCGAGCGATGTGATGTCGACCTACGTCTTACCAGCGCTGATCTGCGAGTTGCGCGAGCTGGCGCCATTAATCCGGGTGGAAATTATCGCGGCGAACGACATCCATGATCTCTTGCGCCGCGAGGCAGACATAGCGATCCGGCATGTGCGCCCCAATCAGCCAGGGCTGATTGGGCAGCTGGTGCACACCGCCACGGCACGGCTGTACGCAGCGACGAGTTACCTCGAGCGTCGTGGCAGGCCGCAGTCACTGGCCGATTTGGCGACGCACGACTTCATCGGCTACGGAGACGTCGCGCGCATGATCGAGCTGTTCGTTCCCCTGGGGATCCCGATCACGCCCGCGAACTTCAAGCTCAACTCGGCGAGTGGCATCGTGGGCTGGGAGCTCGTGCGCCACGGCCTGGGAGTGGCGATGATGTCCGACGAAGTTGGCAGGAGGACGCCTGAGGTGGAGCCGGCGGTGCCAGCCATGCACCCGGTGACCTTTCCGACTTATCTCGCCACACATCGGGAGCTGCACACCAGTCGCAGGATTCGCCTCGTCTACGACTTGCTTGTCGACTTCTACAGTCGTGCTGATCGCAGCCCGGTAGCCATCGAGCCGCACCACAAACGAATCAACCCGGGCTGACTGCCAGAGCAGCACCCGGGTCGTAGCGTCGATCGGCTGAGCCGACGGAGAGCAGCTTAGACGGAGAAACTGGAGCCGCAGCCGCAGGTGCCGGACACGTTCGGGTTGCCGAACTTGAAGCCGGAGCCGTGCACACCTTCGACGAAGTCGATCTCGGTGCCGTCGAGGTACTGGTAGCTGAGGGGGTCGATGTAGAGCTGGACGCCGTTCGACTCGAAGGTTTCGTCCATGTCCGTAGGCGTGTCTTCGAAGTACAAATCGTACTGGAAGCCGGCGCAACCGCCGCCAATCACCCGCAATCGGAGGCCTTGGCCTTGGAGGCCCTCCGCGTCCGCGATTTCCCGTACCTTGCCTGCTGCGAGTTCTGTGATGCTGATCATCGGCTATTTCCCGTTCTTAACGCCTCGCGTTGTGGGACGCGAGCCCGGTTAGTCTAAGGAAGCCGTCCAGGCCATGCCAGGTGCAAAGTTCCTTTTGGTAACATTTGCCGTCTTCGAGCTGACGGCATGACCGGGAGCCTCGAGATCCGGCGCCCTTACGCCGAGTTGGTGCTCCACGTGTTGGCCCACGTTCCGCTGCCGGAACCGGGCAGCCTGCACGAACCGGCCTACGCTGCTTTTTGTGCGCAGCGCCTGGGGCCGAGCGCTGGGCGCGAACTGGGTGAGGACGTGGCGCTGCTCTCTCAGCTACTCGCGCCCCTCGACGTGCGTCTGGAGATCCAGCGACTGCCCCTCTTGTTCGCGAACAGCCAGGACGCCCTGCGGTTCGCTTTGGTGGATCTGCACGCGTTTCCGGATCAGGGGGTGAGGTGCTTTGATGAGGTGGTGTGGCGGCAGCTGATACCGCAGCGTTCAGTGGTGGAGGTGCTGCGGATGGCTTGCGAGGTCGAGCGCGTGCACCTGGAGCACCTCTCACCCCCAAGAAATTCACGGGCACTGAGACGTTACCTTGCGGAATTGTGCCCCGTCGCGCCTGCCCTCCAGGGGCTGGAAGTTTGCGAACTGCGGCCGCTGTGGCGTCGTGGGCGCTTGATGGGGAAGCAAGTTTGGGTGGGAGCCGCGCAGCCCGACGAGGGGCCGGGGCTCGAGCACGTGGCTTGGCAGGCGTGTCACGAGGCGACCGTATGGGAGCTTTCCTCGCGCTGGCGATCTGGAGCAGCCTATGACGCTCACCTGGAGCGGTCAGCGATCGCGCTCTTGGCAGAGCGAGCGTCGCGAGCAGGCTTCAGCGAGGCTCACCTCGAGTGGTTCGAGCACTTGGGCGGGGAGTTACCGCGAGGAATCGAGGAACTCGAGGGCATGCACGTGCCGCCGGAGCTCTGGAGCTTGGTACGCGAGCTAGCTGCTGGCTGAACTAGGTTCGCGAGAGGTGCCGCGATCGGGGACGTAGAGCACGCGCTCAAGGCGCTGGGTTTCGAAGCCCAGAGCGGTGCGGGTGACGAGCAGGAGATCCTGGGAGCGATCGTCGCGTGGCTCCGCCGGATGAACGGGCGCCACCAAACGACCACCAACGGGCAGGGCCTCAATGAAGGCGGGCGGCAGCTCGTCGAGGGCGAAGCCAATGCTGACTTTGTTGGCGCCGCGCCACAGGGCGACGTCGTGGGCGTCGCCGGCCAGTGCCTGCGCCCAGGGCCACGGCGCTAGGTTTTGCTGCGCCCAGCAGACCAACTTCGGATCGTACTCGATGCTGGTGACGTTTCCCTGGGGACCCACGAGCTCGGCGAGCAGCGCAGCGCCGTAGCCCGAACCGCCTCCGAGATCCGCCACTTGATCTCCGGGTTCGATGTCGAGGGCGTTGAAGCTCAGAGCGTAGGCGTGGGGGGCGCTAATGGTGGACTGACCGCTGTCGTCCAGTCGCAGCGCCACATCCTCCGCGGCGCGGTGCACGAGCTCTGCCGGAACGAAGCGCTCTCGCGGAACCTCCAGCATGGCGCGCTCCAGCTCCGGCGAGAGGGGCACGTGACGCCGAACTCGCTCGACGAGCCCGATGCGTTCACGCTTGGCGCGCGCTTGGAGTTCGGAGTCTTCGATCATGCGGTGGTGTCGCGCCTCGCTGGTGCTTGCGTAGTGGAGACCGCTCCACAGATGCCACAGCCCGAGCTTGCGCAGGTGGGCGCGGTCTCTTGTGTGCTCCACCTGTTCCGAGATGGCGCGCATGAAATAGTCTCGCGCTGGCCCGGTGTAGGCGAAGTGCTCGGGTAGGGCCTGCAAGATGGGGTCGAATAGCTCGCTGACAAGGCGCTGAGTGGCGCGGTAGTCGAGTTCGCCCGACGCATCGACCCACTCGCTGAGGAAGTCTTGATCGCCGTCTTCCCACCACGGGTAGCGGTGCACGCGCATGCCGGTCTGCGCCTCCCAGGTCGCACGCTCCTCGTCGATGGGAGAGCCGGGGTACAAGCGAAATGGATCGACCGAGAGGAAGCCGTGGCTACCCTTTGGGTGCTCCAAGAAGAGCTTCTGCATGTAGGCTGCGCTGGTCCTCAGGCTCTTTTCCGTTTCCCCAGGGTGCCCCACGATGATGTTCGCTCCGAACGGGACCTGATAGGTGCGCGCCCACTCTGCGACGGTGAGCATCTTATCCAGGTAGCGCTCGAGCTTGCCTGCCTTGCGAATGCGCCGAAGCTGTTCGGGGTCGCCGCTCTCCAAGCCAAAACCTGGGCCGATGTTTGCTCGCGCCATCAGCCTGAAGTCTTCTTCTTCGATTAGATCCACGCGGATCAAGAGCCAGATCTTGCGCGCGCGGATGGGTCGCGCTGCGAGCGCCTCGAGGAACTCGCGGCGCCATGCTTGCTTCATGCCGAACAGCGCGTCCGCGATGAACAGCGTCCAGTCTGATAGGTCGAGATACTGGTCCAGGCGGTGCAGCTCTTCTACGGCGTGGAGCGGCTCCAGGGAGCGCCAGGAGACGTCGCGCTTCGCCCGCTCCATACAGAACGCGCAGTCGAAGGGGCAGCCGCGTGAGAGGTAGATCTCCGCCTGGGAGGCCAAGCGCCGCGCGATGGGGCGATAGCGATCCAAGAGCTCCCACGGGTAGGGCATCAGCTCGCCCGGATGGGGAACCGAGTCGGGACCCAGGACGCGATTGAGCGGCCGCTTACCGCTGCCTAGGGCCTCAACGAGGCGCAGGAGTGGTCGTTCGCCATCGCCGACGACCACGAAGTCGAAGGGCGAGCCCTCCCGCGTAAAATCGCCGGGGCGCGCGCTTGGGTGGTAGCCACCGACCACCAGCCAGGCGCGCGGCAGGTGCTCGCGGAGCAGCTCACCGAGGGCGATCACCTTCAGGTAGTCGTAGGACGAGTAGCAGCTGACGCCGACCAGGTCGTAGCCTTTGTGAGCGAGCTCCGAGAAATCGATGCCGCGGGGATTCAGCACGCGCTCCGAGTCGAGATCCATGATCTCGACGTCGGCGTCGGCGCCACGCTTCAGCGCTTGGGCGAGGCTCAGGAGCTGTGGAACTCCAAAGTTTCCGCCGCCGGAAAACAAGCCACCAGGCCACAACAGCAGCACGCGTGGGCGGTCGACGCGGGTCACTAGCGGGACTTTGGCGGAGAGATGGGTTTCAGGCAGGGCATGGGCGGCGGTTTGACGACCGTCTGGGTGGGCGCAACCTTGGGCGGCGAGGGCTCCTTCTGGGGCGCGGCCGCCGAGGAACTCCCATCGGGGGCACCCGCCGTGTTTGCGCTCGCGCTGGGGGCTGTGCTTGGGTTTGGCGCAGGGCTCGGGTTGGGTGCGGCGTCCGGCCCGCCAGCGTCGGCGGGCGGGGGCATGGGCTCCAGGCAAGGCTGGGCGCTCGGCGGGGCGCCGGTGCTGACAGGCGGTGGCTCGAGGCAAGGCTGGGCGAGGGGGTTGTCGCACGCGTTCAGCGCGACGCTCGCACTGCCGATGCCTGCGGAGGTGATTGCCGCGCGGATAAATTGGGCGCGCCGCTCGAGAATGCGCCGGCGCGCTTCGTCGTCGCTCATAGAATCAGCTCCAGGCGTCTCTTTTCAGCGCTCGTTCGCTGAGCGCTGAGCTCTGCTCCAAAGGTGTCGTCGATGTGTTGCCAGACGAACGGATCTGGGTAGCGCCTAGCGTGGCCCAGCACCCATTCGGCAGCGGCGCCGCAGCCACCGGCGCAGGTCTGGACATGCAGGCAACCTTCGCAGAACTCGGGCTGCTCTCGTCGGTATTCCGTGACCTCTTGCGCCTGGAGCAGCCCAGCCAGCTCGATCTCCGGGTTCAAGACGTCGCTGACGCCGCCGATGGCCGTGCGGTGCAGCGTGCAGTTCCGCAGCTTGCCATCGGGGCCCAACGCAAACTCTTGGGCGCCGGTGCCGATGGGGCAGGTGCCGAAGCGGATGTCCCCAAAGCGCTCCACCTCCACTGCGCAGGGTGGCACGGGCATCGTGCAGGAGATCTGGTGGGTCGCCTTGCGAGGTTTGGTTAATGTTGCCGCGGGGAATCGCTTTGGCGTGCTCTCCATGAACGCCTGGCTCGCCTCGAACGCGGCGATCAAATCGCTTCGACTCGGCAGGAGGGTTGCCGCGTGGGACGCCGCGTAGCCCGCCGGGCTGAAGCGGCTGAGAGCGATGTGTCTGACCCCGAGTTCTTCCCACAGCTCGAGGATTTCCCCAACGTGGTTGGCGTTCTGGCGTGTGACCACGATGCAGCCGACGACTGGGACGCGTGCGGATACGAGCTCCCGCACGCCGCGCAGCGTGAGCTCGAAGTGCCCTTCGCCGACGTGGGCTTCGTGAAGCTCGCGGCTTGGGCCATTCAGGGTGACCTGCACGAAGCGCAAGTCGTAGCTTGCGAGCCGCTTGGCCAGAGCGTCGTCGATCAGGCCGCCGTTGCTGATCATCTGGGCGCCTACGCCACGCTCCCTCAGGAGGTCGAGCAACGGGAACAGCTCCCGGCTCGCGCAGGGTTCGCCGCCGGTCAGGGTGAGGTGATCGATATCCCAGGCATCGAGCAACCGCCGCAC
It includes:
- a CDS encoding radical SAM protein, which encodes MHEGAAQRPKVSSVAVELTAYCNQKCSYCYNEWREDGGKSLFDGSQPGPRQLERVRRLLDAWDIDHLTLTGGEPCASRELFPLLDLLRERGVGAQMISNGGLIDDALAKRLASYDLRFVQVTLNGPSRELHEAHVGEGHFELTLRGVRELVSARVPVVGCIVVTRQNANHVGEILELWEELGVRHIALSRFSPAGYAASHAATLLPSRSDLIAAFEASQAFMESTPKRFPAATLTKPRKATHQISCTMPVPPCAVEVERFGDIRFGTCPIGTGAQEFALGPDGKLRNCTLHRTAIGGVSDVLNPEIELAGLLQAQEVTEYRREQPEFCEGCLHVQTCAGGCGAAAEWVLGHARRYPDPFVWQHIDDTFGAELSAQRTSAEKRRLELIL
- a CDS encoding LysR family transcriptional regulator; protein product: MNWAAVNFDWNQVRAFLATAEEGSFSAASRALGLTQPTLGRQVAGLEADLGVTLFERVGRSLELTASGLELLEHVRAMGDAASRISLVASGQSQAVEGEVRITASDVMSTYVLPALICELRELAPLIRVEIIAANDIHDLLRREADIAIRHVRPNQPGLIGQLVHTATARLYAATSYLERRGRPQSLADLATHDFIGYGDVARMIELFVPLGIPITPANFKLNSASGIVGWELVRHGLGVAMMSDEVGRRTPEVEPAVPAMHPVTFPTYLATHRELHTSRRIRLVYDLLVDFYSRADRSPVAIEPHHKRINPG
- a CDS encoding class I SAM-dependent methyltransferase yields the protein MEAAQFWNRVAASYARSPIADTDAYEATLERVRTHLKTTDHALELGCGTGTTALRLADAVDCYTASDFSSAMLEIGREKARAAHITNVDFRTVELGGAQLEEGYDVALAFNVLHLVPDLPAALEQIRGALRPGGRFISKTPCWPDSAVPLKYRALGTVLPIMRLLGKAPDFVKLRPVAELEQLFRDAGFDFIEVGDYPKHPPSHLIVAQKPLAH
- a CDS encoding RNA polymerase factor sigma-32, whose product is MATQSDPEVSRYITMTQHLPKLSREEEVELALAWRDQGKQSAADKLLAAHLRYVVAIAVKYRRYGLPIGELIAEGNFGLVHALSKFEPERGNRFVTYAAYWIRAYILNYIIRSWSLVGVGSGALRSKMFFKLRRERVKITNLLGEGEAADTALAEKFGVSTTQLRSMMRRLESRDVSLDTKVFDDSGTTMLDTLVSEDTDQESTLAGDEVGQMRREAIGEAMKALDPRERFIVEERLMADPEDELSLAEIGRRLGVSRERARQLEARAKRKLKTQIAELSRNAGKDLLELDSAA
- a CDS encoding cobalamin B12-binding domain-containing protein encodes the protein MTRVDRPRVLLLWPGGLFSGGGNFGVPQLLSLAQALKRGADADVEIMDLDSERVLNPRGIDFSELAHKGYDLVGVSCYSSYDYLKVIALGELLREHLPRAWLVVGGYHPSARPGDFTREGSPFDFVVVGDGERPLLRLVEALGSGKRPLNRVLGPDSVPHPGELMPYPWELLDRYRPIARRLASQAEIYLSRGCPFDCAFCMERAKRDVSWRSLEPLHAVEELHRLDQYLDLSDWTLFIADALFGMKQAWRREFLEALAARPIRARKIWLLIRVDLIEEEDFRLMARANIGPGFGLESGDPEQLRRIRKAGKLERYLDKMLTVAEWARTYQVPFGANIIVGHPGETEKSLRTSAAYMQKLFLEHPKGSHGFLSVDPFRLYPGSPIDEERATWEAQTGMRVHRYPWWEDGDQDFLSEWVDASGELDYRATQRLVSELFDPILQALPEHFAYTGPARDYFMRAISEQVEHTRDRAHLRKLGLWHLWSGLHYASTSEARHHRMIEDSELQARAKRERIGLVERVRRHVPLSPELERAMLEVPRERFVPAELVHRAAEDVALRLDDSGQSTISAPHAYALSFNALDIEPGDQVADLGGGSGYGAALLAELVGPQGNVTSIEYDPKLVCWAQQNLAPWPWAQALAGDAHDVALWRGANKVSIGFALDELPPAFIEALPVGGRLVAPVHPAEPRDDRSQDLLLVTRTALGFETQRLERVLYVPDRGTSREPSSASS
- the erpA gene encoding iron-sulfur cluster insertion protein ErpA, whose translation is MISITELAAGKVREIADAEGLQGQGLRLRVIGGGCAGFQYDLYFEDTPTDMDETFESNGVQLYIDPLSYQYLDGTEIDFVEGVHGSGFKFGNPNVSGTCGCGSSFSV